ataaaatattaagattacACACATAGCCATCTCTCTTTTCTTAGTCAACAGACAGTGATGATGATTGGACAAGCACTAGCCATAGTTACTTTATTGAagatatacaaaacaaaaaagaaaagatggaCACATGCAAAGGAGACATGAGCTTATTTTTTGACTCACAATATACTACCCAACTAACAATGACACTAACATCTTCCTTTCACCACTCTCATGCATCGCTTTACTTTCCGTTACCACCGTATGATCCTGACCCAGCACGAGACCCTGCTTCTGACCCAGCTCTGGAGGACCCTGAGCCAGCATGGGACCCTGCATAGGAACCAGCTTCGGAACCTGCTCCGGAGCCTGATCCCgatgacgaagaagaagaaccagAACTTGAATAAGATGAAGAGCCGGAGCCAGAACCCGAGCCTGCACCTGCACCAGAGCCGCCACCACCAAGGCCAATTCCAACCCCAGCACCCACCCCGATTCCCACCCCACCAAGGTCCAACCCCAGGTCCTTTCTTGCCACTCTACTTTCACACACTATGGCATTGATTGCAACAAGCAAAGCTACAAGAGCCATAACCCTCGCAGTCATAGCAGACGCCATTGCCAAGGATCAATATAAAAGTTCACAAGTAATGAAAAACTAGGGTTGATGATGAGTTAGCTATCTAAGTGGTTGATAAATTTTTTGTGAAGAGACGATGAGATGCatgctatttatagttgagaaTTGATAGATTTACCTAGAAAGGTAGGCAAAGCACGTGCAAAAGCATGAAGCGTGCGTGGTAGGACATTACGAAGTGGGGTGTGACTTGCAGCCTTTGTCCCAGAGAATGTTTGCAccagtttttattatatttttggtacAAGTGGACTTCTATCCTTCActtattttttcaattcaatcaaatcattataaatattttttttcttctaaattctTTTAAGATGTTACCTgtataatttacaataaaaatccTTGATAATGTTACGCCTATCTATGAAGTAATCatcttatatatgtataataagTCTAATTGTGGAAGTGGAAAGCCATAGCAGAAAGACAAATATGCAGTTTAATtggagaatatttttttatcaatgagGCCATTAACAGCAGCAAATCCCACTCACTTAAGCACAATGTATGATTGGCACGGAATTCAATTTCTAAAGATAAAACTGTTAAGGATATGTTTTCCTAATTGCAAAACCACTAAAACATGTTGGAGATATAAAACATACGAGGAGAACAATCTAGAAAAGCAACCAATAACCTTTATCATAACTACATAAAATTCTGTCCCCGTTCAGAATCTTTTATTGAAGCTTTTCGTTTGTCTCAAACCCATGTCATTGCTATAATGAATTGAATTTGTACATATATttgcaaattttcaaaaaaaaaaaattgaaatattttattcatgatggagataaaagaaagtattttaaaagagataaatagtaaaaaatgcTTTCCAAATCTactaatatgttttatttttaaaaaaattcaaagccTTTTAAAACATAGAAACATTTGCTAGGGTTAAGTTTTCACATATTTAGAACCCCACTGAAGACATTTCTTTTATTGCGTTGCTAAGAACACTTTTGTTTAACTCTACAAAAGGAGATGCAAACATCAATACTATTTCTTCGTTAATATTGCGAAGGTGAATGTTGTTTCATTTCTCTGTCACTGTTGCGTTCATGAGGTGTCATTTTCGTCACTTGCATTCTTCCTCGTCTTGCTCCATTTCTACCGTTGGCTCACTCATTCATTCTCTCTTtcctcgttttttttttttttggttttattaagacttgttttgtttttcctaaCACACATTTTGTGTTGTTATTCGTGTTCAGGTTTTGCATTCAGGTGATATTATCGTAGTACACGTTTCTTTGCTTCCAAAAAATGTTTTGCATTGCTGCAATCTTTTTCTAATTGTTTTTAGCTTTAGTTGTTAAGACAACAAAAACTTATTCTAGAAATATAAGCTTCTCGGTTAGGAACTAAAGTCAAAATtccttcttttttatctttttatggaCATATTTCGATTGGAAAACCGAATTATAATGATGTCAAAATATTTTGCAATGAAACATAATTAAGACTATTGAATTGATAAATTGTTTACTGTAATTACAGGTATAACATGTGAAATACACAGTAAGCGTCTTCTCTTTTTTCAGGGTAGAAAGTAGAAAAGATGGGTGCTCTTTGTAGTCATACTTAGAAGTCTTTCATTCCCATGGCGGATACAAGGACAAGAGGAAGCAAAGAAGTTGCAGTAGTATCTTTGTTCATATTGACAAATCAGACTATAGTGTTATTTGCTTTTAGGATAAGATAACAATGACTCACTAATAAGCCTTCCACTATATTTTAACGttgaaataataatacaaatctAGCTAGTAATGCTGGTAAAGTATTTATCTTGACAATCTTGTCATAATCTACTAAATTTGAAGAAGCGCGTGATGAAGTTATCACATTATATAGTTTTCACTTTGTATACCAagttagtaattttttttattaattattataaattttattatctttttattttttttagtcatGTTTTATGTAAGttatattattaagttttattttagtttataagaGTTTTgtcacattatttttaaaatttaaatatatttatataatttttattttgtcactTTATATGTGTGTGACAAAATGTGATGTTTTACTCCCAACTATCCTTCAGCATTGAAAGAACTATTTTGTGCTTCTATGTGGATAACAAACAACATATGACCAATAACGAATGAATCCAATTTGGACATTGATTTGTGCTTCCTCCTCTTGAGTTTATGGAAATCCATATGCAAACCGGCCATGAGCTGGCCACATACAGAAAAATATcgttaatataaaatgaaattccTTTAATGGGCAAAACACCGTAGTCAACAACAAAACAGCCTTTCATCCTCCACTACCAGAGTGGCCATAATGGGAAGCTATTGCATTGGCACCTGTCCTCAAGCATGTGATGAAGCTATGTCAACCACAAGCTTTTCTCCATCTTTCCCACTTTCTGGCctcaaagataaaataatctatTCACTTGTTCACACTATCATACCCACTCTACAAAGTTCCACCTCTTGCCACTACGCCACTAGTAGTAACTACTcaccaattatatataaatactcTACAATCCTTCAAGGTCTCTTCACCATGGTGTGgtagaatatatatatagcaaGAGACATCACTGCCATCACCTGCAAAGTTTCTTGCTATAATAGTTTCTTCACCTACTTTTCTTCCTTGTTACTTTTGCAAACTACATTACGCAAAAATGGCCGTATCTCGGTCGTGTTGTCTGCTTGCACTGCTACTTTTTGTGTCAGCTATTGAATCAGAAAGCAGAGCGGTAAGGAAGGACTTGGGTCTTGACCTTGGTGGGTTGGGGGTTGGACTTGGAGTAGGGTTGGGCCTGGGAATAGGAGGTGGTAGTGGCTCTGGAGCTGGAGCTGGAGCAGGCTCCGGTTCTGGCTCCGGTTCCAGTTCTAGCTCTGCCTCAAGTTCGGCATCTTCATCTTCCAGTTCTGGCTCTGGTGGCTCCGGAGCTGGCTCAGAAGCTGGTTCTTATGCAGGCTCTCGGGCTGGATCAGGATCTGGTGGAAGGGGAGGTGGTGGCGGCGGAGGCGGTGGGGGAGGTGGCGGCGGTGGCGGCGGCTCAGGCTACGGTCATGGTGAGGGTTATGGCCATGGGGAGGGTCACGGGCAAGGAGGTGGTGATTAAGGAATTAGTGGTTTACTGAAATGAAAGAAGATGGTGCTAAGTGTTTTTAGTTTGTGTAATAAATAAGTAGTGTGTGATCTCTACGTAGTTTGTACCAATATGGTAAGCATGCATGTATACCTAAGGTTGTCGACACCATCCTCCTatgtgttttaaataaaaagtgaattaatttcagtttgaaattgttttgttaCTCCACCTCTTCTATTTATTTCTACTTGTAATATTTTACTTCTAATTAATTCACTATAGTAGAAATGGTTTTTAATGTCACGTGTATAATGTTTCactatatttaatgtaaaacagaatcggtgacatttttgtaaatagaaTATCATTATAAGAAGTTGATTTCTTAGGATTAGACATCAAATCAttctttagacgtcggttctatTAGATCAGACAGTTAAAAAGGtatgaaaatatttcatttttaagaactaatatttatttttttacaatttagaCATCACCTCTCcaacataaaaagttaaaaaggtccaaaaatatctcattttaaaaatcaatattaattttttttactacataAATGTCGGGACCCCTAAATCAGAAGTCAAATCTTTCTTTAAACGTCAGACCCCagatcaaacataaaaaaagtccAAAAATAAACATTGGTGCCCCCAGATCAGATGTCAAATCTGCCAGAAGCTGCAAAATCATAATTGAAAGGTCATTTTTACAGACATTAGGCGTGGAAGGTAGAAgggaccgacgtctaatacacattagatgTCAGATCCCCTTCCGCAAAGGTCAATAAGCTGCGAAAACATCCCAAAAGTAGCGCCAAAATGGATTTTTTTAGCAATTAGTCGTCGGATCTAGAAGGGATCCGACATCGAATGCCCTTTTAAATCCCAAAAACTTAGAATGCGAGCCTCACTTTCTTTCAcgtttttgtttgaatttttgctTTGTTCGCATTCGCCAGTTACGCGTTTTCTCTCTcgcatcatcttcttcctttgctttCTCTCGTTCGCCATTAACATTTAGGTAAGTTTTCTTTCACTTCGCactatttaaaatcattttgcaccaattatattacttttgaaaccattatctttcatttgcaccgattaaaatttgttttcattaatttttggTGTAGTTCTTGGACACATTCTAGGACAACTGCAACAACGATTTTCAAACCGTTATTGTGCACGTTTTTCTCCTGATCCTAACAGCGACACATGGTCTCATCTTCATGGGagtgcattttttttaagaaaaaaggtCCATAAATTGATATATGTTGTTCTTACACTAGACGTCATTTAATGTTTGTTATAAATGTAACAAACGTGAATTAACGTCAACATACGTCAATTTAATGTCTCTTGTTATGATGTGAGACATTTAACAAAcctaaaaaacttaaaataacaaatgttaaaagatatttttgtgtTAGTAATTGCATCCTTGAATcaaatgttaattattatttgcgTGTGATGTATTTATTTGATTCATTGTCATGGGTAAAATAATTCATAGAAGAAAAGGCTTCAACACTAATTTTGGagaattcaaaatttgtattttattatttattagtataataaaaatgaatatgaaatttaatttaattatattataagaaatgacatgtataataaattgttttttgttttttaaaactattgaTTTCGTTAATagttaaatcaaaattaaaatttgtatctatttttttaatgtaaataatcatattgtatgtaataaatttatttttcattttattttgcaattttgtttgataaattattaaaaagaatctattcaaatgtattttttattcttatataagATTACCATAATTCaaacatgataaattttttaaatttgaatgacaaagaacatccaaaataaaatagtaaagttGAAAGTTTAAACAGTTCTCTCTTAAATTGGcaacttaataataaaattattaattaatagcAAGTAAGCAAGTaagtaaaaaagttgttatcatctttcttcatgttttcaaaTTCAGTACTCAATTGAGTTTTATCTCTAAAAAACCTAATTTcttaatactttttttcttacCCAAAACACAAGTTCAcaatttgtttaataataagatattaagatatttaatcaaaacataaattaaattaaaaattagaaaaaacaaatgcaAGATGCttgtataaagaaaaaatattatcaattcaTATTTGCAGTATAACTAtctaattttatatcattttaatgtattttaattattatttttttattcaaattcaaaattttaaattttatgttcaattccatttatttgaatgaaatatgaattaaatataaattagatattttttagattttgaaatgtaaaatatgaCTAGGTTGGGGTACGTCAAACTTATTGaaagaaatattgattatttaattcttatataaaaGTGTCAAGTCATAATTGAATTGTGATCTTAGATTATTACactaaatagaaaaattatctACAAACTTTCAATTATAACTTTTAGTCTTGTAAATCATTGTGTTTATATGTCATTATACCTCACCTCCCTAGACTAAGGATATAATTAAGAGACAAATTAAGAATAGACCAAGACAttcttgaaaatgaaatatataaaaactttagCAAAATTTTGGTAgtataataattgtatttttaacctttttttttttcatagtcaAAATCACAATACAATAAATACATTCCATccaaatatatgtataatattaaattatatatgtatcgGATAACTATTCtagtgtttatatatttaagtagGGATGACAACATGTTGGATCGGGCACGGATTATGCCTACCTGTAACTCgattcgataaaaaaaaattcactcgCTACCTGACCCGCTACCCGCACGGATatccgcttaaaaaatatctgtggatattttaaaacccgcggatatccgcggatatctacaaatattttaaaaaatatatattcttataaattattaaaataaaattacaaaaaaaaatatataaaatataataaaaattaaatttataaattaaaatttaatttttgtttcagttgAATTGATCTGAGggtttctttgctttgttctctttttattatGATAGAAGAAAAAGATTGTACCTAGACATCATTTATAGAACCTGTTGCAGACAAGCCCATTAGTccattagtgcaatatatttttaggcaatcaaacccaataatcaataattaataccaTGTGTTTTGTAAAGAATAAGACAATCTGACATATTAAACGGTGGAATATATTTGTAgccaatcaaacccaataatgacctattaatacctgttaattgtccataaatgacaattaattctgATCTGTATACTtcatatattacaattttaattaaatttaaccttgtaaaatataaattaatgttaattttaattaaacttaacttaataaaataaaaattaaatttttatttttaatttttgtgggTAGCGGATATCcacgggtacggatagtataatactcacacccgacccgtttataagcagatattaaaatacccgctattCGCGGATTTCGGATAGTAAATATTCGtgggtatcaactatccgtcggGGACTTTATCCGTGGATATCCGCATgcgcggatttttttgccatccctataTTTAAGTCTTTCATCCATGACTGACTTTGAAATATTATACAAGGTTGTTGaccaaaacataatataaatatagaaaattaaaataaaaagggttaaatatgtttttagtccgtaaactttggggcaattttggttttagtttctctttcaaactaaggtacaatttagtccttcaactttagaaaactctggtgttagtcatttttaccaaatttttttaactttatttgctgtttcaaacgcgtttttcAGTTAAATGTGTCagacagtataaacaatccaaatgctataataaaacgtgtttgaaacaacaaataaatttaaaaaaatttggtaaaaatgactaaaaacagagttttttaaagttgaaggactaaattgtacattagtttaaaagagggactaaaaccaaaatcgcccccaAAGTAtagaaaccaaaaacatatttaacccaaataaaaaataacaatcaacaaagaaaaaaaatataattatcacaTAAGTATTTCACAAGTAAAAcaataaagtttgtttttattcataattttttctataaaactTCAAACGAGTGATCTTTTGACCTCAACCTaggtttttgttttcaataaatttatttttgaacttAGAATTTGCAAATTATGTATGTACATATTcagaataaaaatagataaattgtacaattataaaaaaaatgcgtGAAAATAAAGAGGCAAAGATTGAGGTACAACAAATGATTATCTAAGATTGAAATGAAAGGCTCAATATAATGTATTCTGCTATTTAAGTTGCTTCGTAACAaactttaaaaaacaaaagatcatATTTTATAGAATAGAAAAACATAGCTTaccgtttttttttctttgttcttttgttgtggaaaattgtgaaaaaaatgtgaaagactagatatattgttatatttatatacaaagtTTTACACTAAAAGGCAAagagaatatttaaaagaaatatttctttaatcttaataattacatttaaaatgttatcactggaaaaagaaaaaatataaatatatttcatcttattgtttacattaaatttatcaTGACATAAGGGTAACAAAAATCTTCTCACTTTTTTTATCAAAGGTGCAGAAAATTTGTGAGATAAATTAATGGATTTGACCTCTTGTTtctattgttattaattaacaaaaggataatgatatttagaaaacatttttttttacaacatttgaacattgattacgtgtcaatattggtcaaaaattacttcacaatcaataataataatcataaacattaatgtggagtaatttttgaccaatcacatattgacacgtaatcaatgttcaaatgttgtcaaaaaaatgttgtctaaatatcattatccatatatatatatatatatatagttttgaaGATTGTGTAACTTCCACGTCttatgaatatataattatattttttatgagtttattgtgtgttaaaatggaaataaaattctttcaatttttttatttatctacatatttattcaaattttcttgtttttttttgagttatatattcaatatcaaactttaatatacataatgtaacactttattcttttattattatagtatacaaaaattaatattaataattattcatgtttaacttttttattaatttaaaattttatttacattttttaaagacaaaattaagtattttttttaactctataaatgtttttcataattGTATACGAgtcaaaaaatttcttaaaattacaaattgatCCTtgtatgttttataaatattgtaaactggtctttaaatttttttattaattaaaacttaagtttttgaatatttttaataattataatttagttcaaattactttttttataatagcaATTAAGTCTATCAACAAAAACTTTAaactttcaatgaaaattattcattcAAATTACAACTATTAAATTTACAATGATTCTTAATTCTTATTTGATTTTCGGTACGCCTTactaagtttttgtttttgtcggTAACTTTGTTGTAAAATCCCATTAccaataaaagttataaattttagaaaaataagaatgaagATGAATTATCAATGAcccataaaaataaatgttataatgtattaaaaataatttaaatacttcattttgaatttaataaggtattaaaataacaaaaaatgtgTATTACAAGTTTATAAATTCAAACCCATTATTttgttaaggataatgatatttagacaacactcttttgacaacatttgaacattgattacgtgtcaatatgtgattgataaaaaattactccacattaatgtttatgattattattattgattgtggagtaatttttgatcaatcacatattgacacgtaatcaatgtttaaatgttgtcaaaaaaaatgttgtctaaatatcattatccgttttatataatataatataatatgtatataaaggTATATTAAATCTATCTAAAAGAATCTTAAGCGTACGATCTAATAAGGTGTACCTAAAGATATATTAAATGTAGCTAAAGGTATTTTAAGTATACAATCTAAtgtcatttaaaattcttttatatatatatatatatatatatatatatatatatatatatatatatatatataaatataatgtatcTAAAGGTATATTAAGTGTACGATCTAATAAGATTATTTAAAACTCTTTATCAATCATTAAAAGTTACACATATTTAgatcatatttatatatcataacTAGATTTTAGTAAACATGTTAGTTATtacttattcttcttttattgttattatgcaCACAACCCATCTTGAActtataaatgtaaaagtaattTTCTAGGAATAATCACTTCACACTTAATCCTTTGATGATTACTCTTATATAATGGATATTGACTCTCTTACCGACTTTAGCATCAAAGAGTCTTTGTAGGTAGATTTTCCACTCTAATCAATAGAAAACCCTCTTTAAATAGAATGAACAATCAAAACATCATTAGAATCTTGCCACCGACACTAATATAGCCTGATCTTTAAAATAGATGTAAACTCTGATATATCACGAGGGAGAAGTCCACTAGTAAAAGTTTTGTTGCTCAAGTCATTAAATAgtattttgttatataataaggtcattatataacattatatatatatatatatatatatatatatatatatatataataaccacgttcaatttattataaattgaattttatttatattatcataaattttttttctaattttaaaaatgttaatattttattgcgatcttatatttaattaatcttaCACTTATCGAACTATTTTGCaagtaaacataataatatattttggatgtaatatctttaataacattattctttatttgtataaaCAATCACAGATTAAAATGAATGTGAAAAACCtttttatagaataaattgACTTATCTTAACAATAATTCACcttatattttaatcataagtAAATAagcattaataatatattaaatgaaatgacAAAAGCATACAgaatacaaaaagaaataacttGATGTGAGGTAAAATCAAAAGTATTATGACCAAAACATTGGTTTTCACTagtaaaaggaaaatgttattttattaaatgttaaattaatgaTTGATGACAAGAATGAAGGAAACCCGGGTCTtacatattttagtttttgtttggtTGGATTATGTTTTAAGGTGTTC
This genomic stretch from Vigna radiata var. radiata cultivar VC1973A chromosome 7, Vradiata_ver6, whole genome shotgun sequence harbors:
- the LOC106767651 gene encoding counting factor 45-1 gives rise to the protein MASAMTARVMALVALLVAINAIVCESRVARKDLGLDLGGVGIGVGAGVGIGLGGGGSGAGAGSGSGSGSSSYSSSGSSSSSSGSGSGAGSEAGSYAGSHAGSGSSRAGSEAGSRAGSGSYGGNGK
- the LOC106767455 gene encoding glycine-rich protein DOT1, whose protein sequence is MAVSRSCCLLALLLFVSAIESESRAVRKDLGLDLGGLGVGLGVGLGLGIGGGSGSGAGAGAGSGSGSGSSSSSASSSASSSSSSGSGGSGAGSEAGSYAGSRAGSGSGGRGGGGGGGGGGGGGGGGGSGYGHGEGYGHGEGHGQGGGD